GGTCGAGATCAGCAAATGGCTCTTCCGCGACAGCCTCCTGGATGGATTTTCCCGCGGACTTCAATTTATGAACACGATCGCGTGAAGTGACCAGCATGTCTCGAAATTTCGTGAGGTCCGCTTTGTTACCAAGCGGACCGTGTCCCGCAACAATCTTGGTGTCGTTACCGACCAACGATAGGATCTTGTCGGATGCAGCGATCATGCCAGTGATTTTGCCGCCCGTACTGGGGTCGATGTAGGGATACATCCAGTTGAAAACAGGTCACCCATCTGAATCAAATTGGCCTTTTCAAAATGAACGTAAACGTCCGTGTCTGTATGCGCGGGAGCAACGTGTTGCAGCGCCAGAGTTTCCCCATTAACTTGCAGCTTGTAATTGGTGGCGAAGGTTTGCTGCGGTAAGGCTTCGACCGGCGAAGGGTCGAAATGCAAGCCGACGAGCGCGCCATCTGGTCCTCGATATAAGACCGGCAGATCGTGTGGCTCTGACATGCGCCTTTTTGTGTTTTCGTGCGCGAGAATCGTGGCTCCGGCGGCGTGAAGAGGCGCGTTGTTGTCGATGTGGTCGAAGTGCCAGTGGGTGTTAATGACGCACTTCACTGGCGCGTTGCCCAGGCCATCTAGAGCCTCATTGAGTCTCGACCATGCAGGCGCAACAAAGGTGTCCACGACGAATTTTCCGTCGGGGCCGTTGAGGACTACCACGCTTCCCCCTGGGCCGGAGAACATTGTGACATCTGCACCAAGCCTTTGTGTTTTGAGGGGAGCCGCGTTGAACTTCGCGCGCATACTCGCGAGCAGGTCTGCGGGAGAAGGCGTTTGTTGCCCGTAGCCCGACGCGGAAGCGCGGAACAACGGCGAGGGAAAGAAGTGCGCCAGGAGAGCGCTGCCAGCCAAAGTGACTGAACCTCGCAACATTTCGCGGCGTGGGGCTCGCTTTCGTAAAGGAATAAAGTTCATGTTCTTTGGGACCTTCCTTTCGTGCAATAGGCTGATTCTTCGTTGCACACCGGTAAGATAGTTTCGCCCTCAAATTAGTTACATTGGTTGTTCTGTTGTCTGTGATGAGTTTTGCAAATAAGATAGCGAGATGGAACTTCGTCAAATTCGGTCGTTTCTCTCTATCA
The sequence above is a segment of the Acidicapsa acidisoli genome. Coding sequences within it:
- a CDS encoding MBL fold metallo-hydrolase; this translates as MNFIPLRKRAPRREMLRGSVTLAGSALLAHFFPSPLFRASASGYGQQTPSPADLLASMRAKFNAAPLKTQRLGADVTMFSGPGGSVVVLNGPDGKFVVDTFVAPAWSRLNEALDGLGNAPVKCVINTHWHFDHIDNNAPLHAAGATILAHENTKRRMSEPHDLPVLYRGPDGALVGLHFDPSPVEALPQQTFATNYKLQVNGETLALQHVAPAHTDTDVYVHFEKANLIQMGDLFSTGCIPTSTPVRAAKSLA